The genomic interval GATTTCATTACAACATCTTCAACCTGATTTAGAAGAGATAGCTAAATTAAAAGCTAGAGGATTAATTGTAACAGCAAAAGGAAATACCGTAGATTTTGTTTCTAGATTCTTTGCTCCTCAATCTGGGATAAACGAAGATCCTGTAACGGGTTCAGCACATACATCATTAACACCCATTTGGGCAAAAAAATTAAATAAAAATAAGATGATTGCAAAACAGTTGTCTATTCGTGGAGGGCAGCTTTTGTGTGAATTTAATAATGAACGATGCATTATTGGAGGTAAAGCCCGATTGTATTTAACAGGAGAAATAAATCTAAATTGAAATGAAAATACTTGCCATAGAAAAGGAAATTGAAGGAGTAACATGGGACAATATAGAAGGCCTCTTGGAACAAGAAGCAAAGTATGTTTTTCAACTGTATCTTTCGGATAACTTAAGAGAAATCTATTTTACAGAAAATAAAAATGCGGTTTTAATTCTTGAAACGGTGGATGGAAAAACAGCTAAAGAATTGCTTGATTCTTTGCCATTGGTAAAAAACAAAAAGATACGATTTGATATGATGGAGTTGAAACCTTATACCGGCTATGAAAGAATAATAATTAAATAACTGAGACTAAAACTAGCCATACAAAAATGGAAACATACAACTTCAATAACAAAACTTTTTCACTCGTTGAAAATTCTGAAAATGGAAAAGCAAATTCTGAAACAAGATTTGAATATAAACAGGAAGGCAATTTAGTTACAGCCGACTATTTTGGTGGAAGTATAATTTATGGAAAAATAATTTCTCGGTTGGAGGAAGATAAACTGATAATGCTTTATCAATGCCTAACAAACCAAAACGAATTAAAGGCAGGAAAAGCCATTGCCTTAATAAGTTTAGTTGAAAATAACAAAATAAAACTCAAATTAAACTGGGAATGGTTGGGCGATAAAAGCGAAAAGGGAGTTTCTGAGTATCTTGAAAATTAAAATTATGAATACAAAATACACTTTCAGAAAAGGAAATATTGCTGACCTGGAACAAATAAAAAGTATAACATGGATGGCATACAGTCAATTCAAAAATATTTTCTCTGAAGAAAATTTTCAAGGATGGAATGAGATATTGAACAAGGACGAAACCTATTTAAATTTATTTGAAACTGCTGTGTGTTTTGTTTGTGAAAAAGAAAATAAAATTATTGGTTCTGCATTTTTAGTCCCTCACGGAAATCCATTTAAATGGTTTGAAGCAGATTGGTCGTATATTCGTCTGGTAGCGGTTCACACAGAATATGAAGGAAATGGAATTGGAAAAAAGTTGACGCAAATGTGCATTGACAAAGCAAAAGAAATGGATGAAAAAATAATTGCATTGCACACTTCCGAATTTCAAAATGCAGCACGACACATTTATGAAAGCATGGGTTTTGAAAAGCAAAAAGAATTTGAATTGTACGAAAAGAAATATTGGATATATTTATTGAATTTATAATGGAAAAAAATATTACTTACAACAAAGCCACGATTGATGACACTTCAACATTAGTTGACAACAGAATTTTGTTTGCACTTGAATTATCAGGCGAACAATCGCAGGAAAAAACAATAGCGTTAAGAAAGCAAATGACAAACTATTTTTCAAAAGCTACAGCCGACAATAGCTGCATTTCTTATATAGCAAAATACAATGGAATAGTTGCTGGGATTGGTTCTGTTCATTCTAGAGAAATGCCTGGCAATTTTAAAAATCCATCAGGTAAATGGGGCTATATTATGAATATGTACACAGTTCCCGAATTTAGGAGAAAAGGAATTTGCAAAGCGATATTAGAGATATTAGTTGAAGAGGGAAAAAAGTTTGGTATCACAGCATTTGAATTACATGCCACCAAAGACGGAGAAAATGTTTATAGACAAGAAGGATTTATTCAACACAATGAACCAACATTGAGAAAATTTATTTGATATGGAAATAAAATTAACCACAAACGAAGGCGAATTAAACCAATGTGCTGAATTAATGAGCCAATCAGAGCCATTCACATCACTCAAATTTGACATCGAAAAATGTAAATTAGCGGTAAGAAGTGATTATAAGGAAGTTTACTTGGCATTAGAGGGAAATGAATTTGCAGGTTTTGTAGTGCTGCAATATTATGGTCTGCTTCGGGGTTACATTCAAACTATTTGCATTCAGCCCAACCACCGAGGAAAAGGAATTGGAACAACTCTTTTGAAATTCAGCGAAGAAAAGCTTTTGAAAAAATTCCCAAATGTGTTTATGTGTGTTACATCTTTTAATCATCAGGCACAGAAATTGTATTATCGTTTAGGGT from Saprospiraceae bacterium carries:
- a CDS encoding GNAT family N-acetyltransferase; translation: MEKNITYNKATIDDTSTLVDNRILFALELSGEQSQEKTIALRKQMTNYFSKATADNSCISYIAKYNGIVAGIGSVHSREMPGNFKNPSGKWGYIMNMYTVPEFRRKGICKAILEILVEEGKKFGITAFELHATKDGENVYRQEGFIQHNEPTLRKFI
- a CDS encoding n-acetylglutamate synthase yields the protein METYNFNNKTFSLVENSENGKANSETRFEYKQEGNLVTADYFGGSIIYGKIISRLEEDKLIMLYQCLTNQNELKAGKAIALISLVENNKIKLKLNWEWLGDKSEKGVSEYLEN
- a CDS encoding GNAT family N-acetyltransferase, with amino-acid sequence MEIKLTTNEGELNQCAELMSQSEPFTSLKFDIEKCKLAVRSDYKEVYLALEGNEFAGFVVLQYYGLLRGYIQTICIQPNHRGKGIGTTLLKFSEEKLLKKFPNVFMCVTSFNHQAQKLYYRLGYEKIGELKNHIIEGADEYILRKQGSPTSEFKPTV
- a CDS encoding GNAT family N-acetyltransferase; this encodes MNTKYTFRKGNIADLEQIKSITWMAYSQFKNIFSEENFQGWNEILNKDETYLNLFETAVCFVCEKENKIIGSAFLVPHGNPFKWFEADWSYIRLVAVHTEYEGNGIGKKLTQMCIDKAKEMDEKIIALHTSEFQNAARHIYESMGFEKQKEFELYEKKYWIYLLNL
- a CDS encoding superoxide dismutase; protein product: MKILAIEKEIEGVTWDNIEGLLEQEAKYVFQLYLSDNLREIYFTENKNAVLILETVDGKTAKELLDSLPLVKNKKIRFDMMELKPYTGYERIIIK